The following DNA comes from Populus trichocarpa isolate Nisqually-1 chromosome 19, P.trichocarpa_v4.1, whole genome shotgun sequence.
ACATTGAAAGCTTGATTaatgtgtttaataaaaataatcgaTCACCATATAAGTtaataaacactaaaaataattgtttatgaTAAACAAAGATTGAATCAAGATGTTAAGTATTAGATGCGGATAGAAAACATGATCTTGCAACATGTCATGCtatttaatatctttatttaatcatgtgttagtattttatttgaaaaaagaaaaataaaaattgaatcgaaacaaaaaaaaacttgttagcatagttcatttgtttttttttatttatttatctagcTTTGCTCTATGTCACGGTCCCTTATATGACTTAGGTTTCAACTCTAACCATGTTGGAGTTGACTTGGTGTGACCTGTTTGACCAAACGAGCGCAAATACGGTTCAGTCGCCCCATCTATAACCTAATATCActccaaattgtttttgaagtCGTCGTTGTTTTAACCTTTAACTCACCTAATTAGGCTTAAATGCAAAACAACAAactgtaaaatgataaaaaacaaaattactaattgaaaaaaaaagacgacACCATACTAGATCAAGACagtcaacccaggttaatcTTCCAAATCTATGACCTAGGTTGTTACATGACCATAATAAGTTAACTTAATTTGGCTATCGatctctttcattttaattttttgatctggtccttaattttttgattgCTTTGCAATTTAGTTCTAGATTTCATCTCATCCGAGCCTAATTAAGGCCAAACCGGGGAGAAAAGAAgggattaaatcaaaaaaatatttaaggtgTGCGTTGCAATCGTCAGCGTGTGAGAAAGCCCGTTACATTCATGCGGCACAAGCAGCTTCTTTCTAGCTCTATCCATGGCCCTTCTTGGTGATGTTTGAATCATGTCAATGGGTTCTCCGTCCCAGGATAGCATGTGTTAGTGGCGAGTAAACAATGTGGCTTCGatgactaatttttatttttcttatctctctcttattttgatctttatgccaaactaataaaaaaaaatatttttgttgtgtttgtcTTGTGAGATAGTTATAATGTTTTCAACttaggaattattttttatatataattataattataactattATGTAGCATTTGATTATTGTCCTGAGATAATAGGAACGAAGACAATAAAGATAATGATGTGTATGGTAGAAGAGACAAAGATAGagacataaaaattaatctgtttttaagataattttggagtgaATTTCTGTACTTCGAAAACAAGAGGTACAAAGAAAACATGTCTTCagagacaatatttattattttttatttgtaaaatatccTTGTAAAAACTCTCAATTCCAAAATTGTCCaattaaaacatgtaaagataaaaatagttattatcataattttaaaacctaactcAAAGGTCGATCTAGGGCGAATCTCGGGTCACTAGTCTAGACTCGAATCACTATTCGGGTTGACCCAAGTCAGCGTAAGAAtaagtggttattatcataattttaaactcgACTCAATAGATGACTTGAGATAAGGCCTGGGTCACAAATGAGATTAATCGTTAACCACGATCAATTTAAGGACAAAAGTAgttattaacataattttaaaactcgacttaGGTGTCAACCCGAGGTAAGGTCCGGGTCATGTGTCAGGAaggtcaacccgggttgacccgggttaacataaaataaaagtagttattatcaaaattataaaactttattCGAGGGTTAACTCGGGGTAAGGCTTGGGTTACGAGTTAAGAAGGTCAACCAGAGTTAACATGGGTGAATGTAGtgataaaattgttattatcatagttttaaaacatgaCTCGGGAGTCGACCGCGAAAGGGCCCAGGTCACATGTCGAGAGGGCCAacacgggttaacctgagttCATGCAtagataaaaatagatattatcatagtttaaaaacataattcaagAGTCGACCTGTTGCAAGGTTCAAGTCACTGGTCAGAAGAGTCAACCCgactgacaaaaaaaattaaaaataatcaaagcaacTTTGTtttgaccaatttttttttcaaaaaaatcaacgagtttttgacccatgttttatcccatgttgaattgaatttttgacTGAGTTAGGTCGAGTCaatcattctcttttttttttttaactcgaaCCAATCTAAGCTCCAAGTTAACTAGTCAAATAGTCCTAATTTTATAACtagtattattataatattattaattttaatactcaatataaactaaaataaaaataataatatctaattattttttttaaatatataaatttgttaataatacatattaaaaataaaatatactattttattttatttattttatttatcgtaactaaataaaataaaaaaaaaattattttgtcttctccaattctgttttaattttcttttctatattgtcttatctgtttttttttcatcttgtcTCTTCTATTATTTGACAATAATCAAAAGCTgcctttgttttaaaaattagttacatctttttgtttgctttccaaAAGCAAATCCAAAAAGAAGACCCGCAAGTAAAGTGTGCGTGTCAATGATGGATCAAAACTCTTCAATATACTTATAATAATTACAtattgttctctctctctctcgatctCGATCCTCCAATTCTCAGTTTTGGATTTGGTTTCAAATTCAGGGCAGATTCAACGTACCCAAAAAGCCAGCCACCCCCCCTCCCATCCCTTCTTCATTCTCCACACcgccttttattattattattatcaagaagaagaagaagaaacaagagaGTTTTATGTCAGTTTGTTTATGGGTGTGGCTGACATGCAAAGCAACGGGAATGGGAATGAGGGATTCAGCTTCAGGAGCTGTGTTTTTAGGAGAAAACAAGTGGATTCTCATCGTGTCAGCAGCCATAGCGGTGGCCAAACCCAACAATTAGCTAAGATTCTCTCTGTTGTTGACATCATTGCCATTGGTTCGTAACTAACTCCATTAATTCTCCTTTTTTCcatctgggttttgtttttctcatgGTTGAAgtttcttccttccttcctaTATTGGCTTTGTGGGCATCTTTGCTTTTCCTTGAAatgctgtttctttttttgCGTTTGTTCTGGTTTGCTTTGAAAGTCTCAAGGTTTTTCTATGTGAATTTTATGTTCGTCCGTCCTGTCTCGTGTCTGGTGTCTGCCTTTATTATcggtattgtttgtttttctctttgtaATGAAGCTAGCTGTCAGTGTTTTCGTTAACTTTAAGGTTTTGtttaataaatacaattatTGCTTGTGGCTGTGTACTATTAAATGTTGGTTATATTTTATATCCTGGAAAATCTGAAATGCGAATCCTCTTTGTTGTTCAGTTCAGTCATGAATTTACTCCCTTATTAATTACCGGCAGTTAATGGGGATCTTGGGCTGCTGGGTGGGATTCTATTTCCTTTCAAATTTATCCAGTTTAGCTGGGGAGGATTTTATGCATGTTGATATTAATAttggttctatttttttttaatcaggaGTAGGAGCAACGATTGGAGCTGGAGTATATATTCTTGTAGGAACGGTTGCTAGAGAGCAGACAGGACCGGCTCTTACTGTTTCTTTCTTCATTGCTGGAATTGCTGCTGCTCTCTCAGCATTTTGTTATGCTGAACTTGTTTGCCGGTGCCCATCAGCGGGGAGTGCCTACCATTACACATACATTTGCATAGGAGAAGGGTATTTACAACTTGGATGATTTTAAGCTTTCCATATTAGTTCTCGTCTTTGTGcacattattatttatttctgagTTAGTGTGAGGTAACTCGAAAGATGACATTGAAACAACAATTTGAGGTTTCAATCCCTGTCTCAAAATATACAGATCGCACAACTTGATACATCTCTGAAATTATCAAAATGACTTGCTTAAGAATTGTTATAAAGGCATCTTGATGGTTGAGCTTGGTGGTAAGTTACTGCTTTTGATAAGAAGATTAAATTGCAAAAGGACATAATCAGTAAGCTCGTTAAATGGAAGATTAAGTAAATCTATATCTATATGCTTTGCTATGCCCTATTCAGGACTTGAACATATTGTCTTGCAGTGCAGCATGGTTGGTTGGCTGGGCATTGATTCTTGAATATACAATTGGTGGTTCAGCTATTGCTCGTGGCCTAACCCCAAATCTGGTGCTGTAGATCTTCTCTACGTGAAGCTCTCTCTTCCATCTATGCAACAAATTCCTGTTTAAACCCTAGTGTCTAAtagagtttctttttttatggctTCTGGGCATTTGCTTGAGATGTGTGCGTGATTTTGTCCATGCATGTGCACTGttcagaaaattaaagaaacagtAGTAATTTATCATGATTCATGAATTTTAAAGATGTAGGGCTGCTAGCACTCCATGAAGTGTTAATGGCACTCCCTTTCTCTCTTCAAAACAATGGTGTGCCATTAAAGTACTAATAGGCCCACTCATTTTAAAGCTATTCATATTGTTGTTCTCCAAGATCGAATCACTTAATAAGCAGTCTTATTTTTGTCTTTACATCTTATAGAATGAATACTAATATGCCAGTGTTTAGCCTTTAAGAGCATCAAAATGAAGTTAGATTTGGCCAATGGTTAGTGGCATGTATGCTTCCACCCAACCCTTGGCCTCTCTCTATCTTCTTAGTCTTAGACCATGGGTGAAAATTGATACAAGAAAGTTTCCCCAGATCTGAATGGTCATTGGCTCAGGTATCCAAATGGTGGTATAATGCTTCACAGTTTGAAGATTAACCATTGGTCCTTTGTGGCATGAGCTTTAGAGTGGCTCAATAATGCTCACTCTGAATGTTATTGTATCTTGACTGGTAACACATACAGCattttttttctacctttttttttctggacataactttatcatttttcagaTGAATGATTATAACTATCATTGAGGTTTtaaccttctttttttaaaaaaaaaaaaaaacaaactttcaaGCTAATCAGGTGACTTAGTTTCCTTGGATGCTGTACATCTATGGTtctcataatatatttatttcatttatcttGGTTCAAACCACTTATCTCTTTGGTTTTTCAGGCCTTATTTTTTGGAGGTCAAGATAACCTGCCTTCTTACTTGGCCCGCCACTCCATTCCTGGGCTTGGCATTGTGGTAGACCCATGTGCAGCAGTTTTGATTCTTGTTGTCACTTTGCTCTTGTGCATTGGAATCAaggaggtaatttttttttcttttcaactactagcaagtttatgttttttgtgttgGCATGcatctgttttttaatttgttttagtaaaTACTACATCTTGCAGAGTTCATTTGCACAGACTGTTGTTACAACAGTGAATGTTTTTGGGCTGCTTTTCATCATAATAGTTGGTGGATATTTAGCTTTCAAGACTGAATGGATTGGATATGAACTTCCTAGTGGGTGAGTAGTGTATATTTTGTCTACTTTGGCTCATTATATCTACCCTAGTTGTCTAGTtcatcttcttttgttttccctCTGGTTTGATAGGTATTTTCCGTTTGGAGTAAATGGGATGCTTGCAGGATCTGCCGTGGTGTTCTTTTCATTCATTGGTTTTGATGTTGTTGCTAGCACTGCTGAGGAGGTAATTTTTAATGTGGAATGACTGATGACTGGTGTTGCATGTGAAAAAAGAATCAAGAGAAGAAATGAGAAAGGAAGATTGCATTCACAGTTCATCCTCTTCATTTTACTTCCTAGCTAAACTGCAATCACAGTTCATCCTCTTCATTTTACTTCCTAgctaaactaaaaatcaaactttGTGGAAATCCTATGATGCAAACTCGACAGATATTCATTGACTTCCCACATTGTGCATTAGTTCCTAATCTACTCAGAAATCTGGTCTGTGATCTCTTAACTTGTGTGCCTGATCTTACCTCTGTCCTTTATGAAGATGTGGTTTACTTAGcttattattgtaattaataCCACCATAATGTGTACATTCTGATATGATTTCTTGTTTGGGCATACCTAGCTAATTATTCTACAATCTTTAACCTAAGATTCAAAAGGCATTATTAAAGGCTATTATTCAGTTGTGGTCTTGCCAAGGTGGGATCCTGGTAGGAAGAATATTAAATAACTCTACTCTAATATTCAAATCTGCGGCTTTATGAATATGAGTTCAACTGTTTTACCATTGCATCAATGATGAATCCCTTGGAGACATGGACATGACTAcatttgaaaaatcatttacTTTTCTTCATGTCCTTGCACAAGTTGAAGTGTCTGTAATTTGGCAGGTCAGTGGAAGTTACCTGGttcaaaatttgatataataaagTTACAAATTCATCAATCATTCTGGGAGTTATTAAAGCAAGaatgtattgtttttctttatctatCATCTATGCCATAGTGGTAGCTATGCATCTTAAGGTCTCATTTCTTCTGCGTGATTGTTGACATATGACTTGTTGTGTTCTATAAAGAAAACTTGTGTTATAATTTGACATTATAAAGGATAGGAGGATGCTTTTTCTTGGACAAAGGGAGTATAATTATGGGAGACCATGCTTGATACATAACTAGGATGGCAACCATGTATATATTGTATTATTAGatgtaatttgataaaattctgTATCATTCTTAATCTGATTCCATCTCTATATTTGTGTCATTTCTGTTTGAGTTATTATTTAGTAGTTTAATCTTATCTTTACATACCATGTTAGCCTCAGTGAGTGAAACTTTGGGCCTCTTTTGTAGCTTTTTAACTACATTATGATCATCATTTTCTTACTATGTCAGGTGAAAAATCCTCAACGTGATCTGCCCTTAGGTATAGGCGTTGCTTTGTCTATATGTTGCATTCTATACATGCTTGTCTCTGTTGTTATTGTTGGCTTAGTGCCATACTACGCATTGGATCCAGACACCCCGATCTCTTCAGCATTTGCTTCCCATGGGATGCAATGGGCAGTGTAAGCTTTGCCTCCTGGTTTGTCAATTTGATTGGTTATTTAACTTTGAGGTTATTCCCTCAAAGTCAGTTGTAATCTGATTTGTAACTTTATAATTGCAGGTACATAATAACAACTGGAGCAGTTACTGCTCTTTGTGCTAGTTTAATGGGTTCACTTCTTCCTCAGGTGCGTAATCCATGTTTCTCCAGTGATTTAGAATAACTCTTAGTCCTTTATCACATATTTAATGTGGTAGCATGGATATAGATTCAGCTCTCAAATTTATTTGAGCTCCAGTAAGTGCACAAAAGTTGCATCACTacttttgccttttgttttttatatgctttgcATGAGACTTGTTAACTTTAAGCTATAGGTGCAT
Coding sequences within:
- the LOC7459184 gene encoding cationic amino acid transporter 4, vacuolar, encoding MGVADMQSNGNGNEGFSFRSCVFRRKQVDSHRVSSHSGGQTQQLAKILSVVDIIAIGVGATIGAGVYILVGTVAREQTGPALTVSFFIAGIAAALSAFCYAELVCRCPSAGSAYHYTYICIGEGAAWLVGWALILEYTIGGSAIARGLTPNLALFFGGQDNLPSYLARHSIPGLGIVVDPCAAVLILVVTLLLCIGIKESSFAQTVVTTVNVFGLLFIIIVGGYLAFKTEWIGYELPSGYFPFGVNGMLAGSAVVFFSFIGFDVVASTAEEVKNPQRDLPLGIGVALSICCILYMLVSVVIVGLVPYYALDPDTPISSAFASHGMQWAVYIITTGAVTALCASLMGSLLPQPRMFMAMARDGLLPSFFSDISERTQVPVKSTVIIGILAAALAFVMDVSQLAGMVSVGTLLAFTSVAVSVLILRYVPPNEVPLHPSLQQLIDSPSLQFNSDSQDIAYQNPKGSLSNYDLSQHLLDNIGTSIGCTLLPKHMAQGEQNEQKRRKIAAWNIALVCVGVFVLASAASVENIPSILRFTLCTVGGAIFLCSLIVLACLAQDNARHSFGHSGGFVCPFVPFLPVACILVNTYLLVNLGAGTWFRVSIWLLIGALVYLFYGRTHSSLKNAVYVPTAHAEEIYRTSSDLLA